One window of Nicotiana tomentosiformis chromosome 11, ASM39032v3, whole genome shotgun sequence genomic DNA carries:
- the LOC104100492 gene encoding protein LONGIFOLIA 1 isoform X1 — MDGVDDRRMGCMAGFLQIFDRNHILAGKRLYATKRLPHFAVVDDASEPDDKFVASPAVSKELGKPQLARPGETPSPDRSKQPPAEVSPVEPAVSVLVETPPKSPLPLPIFEVKDGTRSSWKFCKEAPRLSLDSRAVIDAKGSLRPRELRTKSSTLSANRGENTEDGADGDDNQRPCPSVIARLMGLEPLPHSSPEALPQAELRRSASESRVSRDLFNGRFVDRNHVDLKELNHPRSNISNNAMKDNAANERRSSMSNARPMDRMGYPLKNEKIERPKASNRRLNSSPWKSPQHRKCFFDTADIFPEPKQTVSLYCEIDKRLKMRGIDEPSKDLETLKQILEALQLKGLLHTKRPSEQIGHRNFVYDPTYSSDESPIVLMRPSRSVSPSQRRMANVTPPSNMRSRNVIGRRPNLSSESLPSVSPYRERPASERNARSPLRARDSGSPTQRENSVRLSNSVAKPKNLNVETRRRAGEPIENRRGSPVQSPKLSSRRGSLEQNVTKGSPRNKREMAEIKQKEKITTFVTEDESSSISESTVSSSLQTDAERSNLEDYNEGRSLLERCDKLLNSIAEMNAPESQPSPVSVLDSSFYRDDSPSPSPIMKRNIDFKDVSGESEEEIWISALSPVRSKYEDSTDDSLLSYISDILRASQYLPEESDIFLLLEKQQYLKGKDTSKVSILERKLIFDTITEILDRNRQLPPWKAFSWSGSSIAKPSVENVWTEFQKIQERESGNNLVEIICEVLKKDLAQDTVNGWGDCLVEVSEAVLDMERQIFKDLIVETIQDLAEFGCKTTLLTALCRKLVF, encoded by the exons ATGGACGGTGTGGATGATAGGAGAATGGGTTGTATGGCTGGATTTCTTCAGATCTTTGACCGCAATCACATTTTAGCTGGGAAGAGACTTTATGCCACCAAACGCTTGCCACATTTCGCG GTTGTTGATGATGCGTCAGAGCCCGATGATAAGTTTGTCGCATCACCGGCAGTTTCAAAGGAGCTAGGGAAACCACAGCTTGCAAGACCTGGAGAAACACCAAGTCCAGACCGATCCAAGCAGCCACCAGCAGAGGTCAGCCCTGTCGAGCCAGCTGTTTCTGTCCTGGTAGAGACACCGCCAAAATCACCACTCCCTCTTCCTATATTTGAAGTGAAAGATGGGACGAGGTCTTCGTGGAAGTTTTGCAAAGAAGCTCCGAGGCTCTCACTGGACAGCAGAGCTGTTATTGATGCTAAAGGAAGTCTTCGGCCGAGGGAGCTACGAACAAAGTCTTCAACTCTATCAGCAAACAGAGGTGAGAACACAGAGGACGGAGCTGATGGTGACGACAATCAGCGTCCTTGCCCGAGTGTCATTGCTCGGCTAATGGGACTTGAACCATTACCCCACTCAAGCCCAGAAGCTCTGCCGCAAGCAGAGCTGCGAAGATCTGCATCAGAATCCAGAGTCTCAAGAGACTTGTTTAATGGTCGTTTTGTGGACAGAAACCATGTGGATTTGAAAGAGCTAAACCATCCTCGATCtaacatatcaaacaatgcaatgAAAGACAATGCAGCGAATGAACGTAGAAGCTCAATGTCAAATGCCAGACCCATGGACCGGATGGGATATCCTCTGAAGAACGAGAAGATTGAAAGACCAAAGGCTTCGAACAGACGTTTAAATTCATCACCGTGGAAGTCACCTCAACACAGAAAGTGTTTCTTTGATACAGCAGACATTTTTCCAGAGCCAAAGCAAACAGTCTCACTCTATTGTGAGATAGACAAGAGATTGAAGATGAGAGGAATTGATGAGCCTTCTAAAGATCTTGAGACCTTGAAGCAAATCCTTGAGGCTTTGCAACTCAAAGGGCTCCTACATACCAAAAGACCATCGGAGCAGATTGGCCACCGGAATTTTGTATACGACCCAACTTACTCATCTGATGAGTCCCCAATAGTCCTCATGAGGCCTTCAAGATCAGTTTCACCAAGCCAGAGAAGAATGGCAAATGTTACACCCCCATCAAATATGAGAAGCCGAAATGTCATTGGTCGGAGACCTAATCTCTCCAGTGAAAGTCTTCCATCGGTGAGCCCATATCGGGAACGACCTGCTTCTGAACGAAATGCTCGGAGTCCACTAAGAGCTAGAGATTCCGGCTCGCCAACCCAAAGAGAAAACAGTGTGAGGCTTTCCAACTCTGTGGCCAAACCAAAGAACTTGAATGTTGAGACTCGTAGAAGAGCAGGAGAGCCAATTGAGAATCGAAGAGGTTCTCCAGTACAATCACCAAAGCTTAGCTCGAGGAGAGGCAGTTTGGAGCAAAATGTCACAAAGGGATCACCTAGAAACAAGAGAGAAATGGCAGAGATTAAGCAGAAAGAGAAGATCACAACCTTTGTTACAGAGGACGAGTCATCGTCCATTTCTGAAAGCACTGTTAGCTCATCTTTACAAACTGATGCGGAG AGATCTAATTTGGAGGATTACAATGAAGGAAGGAGCCTTTTGGAAAGGTGCGATAAGCTGCTTAATAGCATAGCAGAGATGAATGCCCCTGAATCACAACCGAGTCCGGTGTCAGTTCTTGACTCGTCGTTCTACAGGGACGACTCACCTTCCCCTTCTCCTATCATGAAAAGGAACATCGATTTCAAAG ATGTTTCaggggaatcggaggaagaaatatgGATCTCGGCACTTTCACCTGTCCGATCAAAGTATGAAGATTCAACGGATGACTCTCTTCTTAGTTACATTTCAGACATCCTTAGAGCTTCCCAATATCTGCCTGAGGAATctgatatatttttattattggaGAAGCAGCAATATCTCAAAGGAAAGGACACTTCCAAAGTCTCCATACTCGAAAGAAAGCTGATCTTTGACACTATCACTGAAATTCTTGATAGAAACAGGCAACTCCCCCCTTGGAAAGCATTCTCCTGGTCAGGTTCATCTATCGCAAAGCCATCAGTGGAGAATGTTTGGACTGAGTTCCAAAAAATCCAAGAACGTGAAAGTGGTAACAACTTGGTCGAGATCATTTGTGAAGTTCTCAAGAAAGACCTGGCTCAAGACACAGTCAATGGTTGGGGAGACTGTCTGGTGGAGGTGTCCGAGGCGGTCTTGGACATGGAAAGGCAGATATTCAAGGATTTAATAGTCGAAACGATCCAAGACCTTGCTGAGTTCGGCTGCAAAACGACCCTCTTAACAGCCCTGTGTAGGAAGTTAGTTTTCTAA
- the LOC104100498 gene encoding tRNA-specific adenosine deaminase TAD2-like translates to MASYEEHKFEFMKLALEQAKDALANLEVPVGCVIVEDGEVVASGRNRTNETRNATRHAEMVAIDFLVEQWQKNGLSPLEVSERFSKCILYVTCEPCIMCAAALSYLGIKEAYYGCANDKFGGCGSILSLHTSCSEILTSGFASSKKGFKCTAGIMASEAVYLLRSFYEQGNPNAPKPHRPIKQRV, encoded by the exons ATGGCAAGCTATGAGGAACATAAATTTGAATTTATGAAGCTCGCTTTAGAACAG GCAAAGGATGCATTGGCCAATCTTGAAGTTCCGGTGGG TTGCGTTATTGTTGAGGATGGGGAAGTCGTTGCCTCAGGAAGAAATCGAACGAATGAAACAAGAAAT GCTACAAGACATGCGGAGATGGTAGCAATTGATTTTCTAGTTGAACAGTGGCAGAAAAATGGACTTTCACCTCTTGAAGTTTCCGAAAGATTCTCAAAGTGCATTCTGTATGTTACCTGTGAGCCTTGTATAATGTGTGCAGCAGCCTTATCATATCTTG GAATAAAAGAGGCATATTACGGATGTGCAAATGATAAATTTGGAGGTTGTGGATCTATACTATCACTGCATACCAGCTGCTCTGAGATTCTCACTAG TGGATTTGCCTCGTCAAAAAAGGGTTTCAAATGCACTGCTGGAATAATGGCTTCTGAAGCAGTCTATCTTCTTCGAAGCTTCTATGAGCAAGGAAATCCGAATG CTCCAAAGCCTCACAGACCTATAAAGCAGCGGGTATAG
- the LOC104100492 gene encoding protein LONGIFOLIA 1 isoform X2 yields the protein MDGVDDRRMGCMAGFLQIFDRNHILAGKRLYATKRLPHFAVVDDASEPDDKFVASPAVSKELGKPQLARPGETPSPDRSKQPPAEVSPVEPAVSVLVETPPKSPLPLPIFEVKDGTRSSWKFCKEAPRLSLDSRAVIDAKGSLRPRELRTKSSTLSANRGENTEDGADGDDNQRPCPSVIARLMGLEPLPHSSPEALPQAELRRSASESRVSRDLFNGRFVDRNHVDLKELNHPRSNISNNAMKDNAANERRSSMSNARPMDRMGYPLKNEKIERPKASNRRLNSSPWKSPQHRKCFFDTADIFPEPKQTVSLYCEIDKRLKMRGIDEPSKDLETLKQILEALQLKGLLHTKRPSEQIGHRNFVYDPTYSSDESPIVLMRPSRSVSPSQRRMANVTPPSNMRSRNVIGRRPNLSSESLPSVSPYRERPASERNARSPLRARDSGSPTQRENSVRLSNSVAKPKNLNVETRRRAGEPIENRRGSPVQSPKLSSRRGSLEQNVTKGSPRNKREMAEIKQKEKITTFVTEDESSSISESTVSSSLQTDAERSNLEDYNEGRSLLERCDKLLNSIAEMNAPESQPSPVSVLDSSFYRDDSPSPSPIMKRNIDFKGESEEEIWISALSPVRSKYEDSTDDSLLSYISDILRASQYLPEESDIFLLLEKQQYLKGKDTSKVSILERKLIFDTITEILDRNRQLPPWKAFSWSGSSIAKPSVENVWTEFQKIQERESGNNLVEIICEVLKKDLAQDTVNGWGDCLVEVSEAVLDMERQIFKDLIVETIQDLAEFGCKTTLLTALCRKLVF from the exons ATGGACGGTGTGGATGATAGGAGAATGGGTTGTATGGCTGGATTTCTTCAGATCTTTGACCGCAATCACATTTTAGCTGGGAAGAGACTTTATGCCACCAAACGCTTGCCACATTTCGCG GTTGTTGATGATGCGTCAGAGCCCGATGATAAGTTTGTCGCATCACCGGCAGTTTCAAAGGAGCTAGGGAAACCACAGCTTGCAAGACCTGGAGAAACACCAAGTCCAGACCGATCCAAGCAGCCACCAGCAGAGGTCAGCCCTGTCGAGCCAGCTGTTTCTGTCCTGGTAGAGACACCGCCAAAATCACCACTCCCTCTTCCTATATTTGAAGTGAAAGATGGGACGAGGTCTTCGTGGAAGTTTTGCAAAGAAGCTCCGAGGCTCTCACTGGACAGCAGAGCTGTTATTGATGCTAAAGGAAGTCTTCGGCCGAGGGAGCTACGAACAAAGTCTTCAACTCTATCAGCAAACAGAGGTGAGAACACAGAGGACGGAGCTGATGGTGACGACAATCAGCGTCCTTGCCCGAGTGTCATTGCTCGGCTAATGGGACTTGAACCATTACCCCACTCAAGCCCAGAAGCTCTGCCGCAAGCAGAGCTGCGAAGATCTGCATCAGAATCCAGAGTCTCAAGAGACTTGTTTAATGGTCGTTTTGTGGACAGAAACCATGTGGATTTGAAAGAGCTAAACCATCCTCGATCtaacatatcaaacaatgcaatgAAAGACAATGCAGCGAATGAACGTAGAAGCTCAATGTCAAATGCCAGACCCATGGACCGGATGGGATATCCTCTGAAGAACGAGAAGATTGAAAGACCAAAGGCTTCGAACAGACGTTTAAATTCATCACCGTGGAAGTCACCTCAACACAGAAAGTGTTTCTTTGATACAGCAGACATTTTTCCAGAGCCAAAGCAAACAGTCTCACTCTATTGTGAGATAGACAAGAGATTGAAGATGAGAGGAATTGATGAGCCTTCTAAAGATCTTGAGACCTTGAAGCAAATCCTTGAGGCTTTGCAACTCAAAGGGCTCCTACATACCAAAAGACCATCGGAGCAGATTGGCCACCGGAATTTTGTATACGACCCAACTTACTCATCTGATGAGTCCCCAATAGTCCTCATGAGGCCTTCAAGATCAGTTTCACCAAGCCAGAGAAGAATGGCAAATGTTACACCCCCATCAAATATGAGAAGCCGAAATGTCATTGGTCGGAGACCTAATCTCTCCAGTGAAAGTCTTCCATCGGTGAGCCCATATCGGGAACGACCTGCTTCTGAACGAAATGCTCGGAGTCCACTAAGAGCTAGAGATTCCGGCTCGCCAACCCAAAGAGAAAACAGTGTGAGGCTTTCCAACTCTGTGGCCAAACCAAAGAACTTGAATGTTGAGACTCGTAGAAGAGCAGGAGAGCCAATTGAGAATCGAAGAGGTTCTCCAGTACAATCACCAAAGCTTAGCTCGAGGAGAGGCAGTTTGGAGCAAAATGTCACAAAGGGATCACCTAGAAACAAGAGAGAAATGGCAGAGATTAAGCAGAAAGAGAAGATCACAACCTTTGTTACAGAGGACGAGTCATCGTCCATTTCTGAAAGCACTGTTAGCTCATCTTTACAAACTGATGCGGAG AGATCTAATTTGGAGGATTACAATGAAGGAAGGAGCCTTTTGGAAAGGTGCGATAAGCTGCTTAATAGCATAGCAGAGATGAATGCCCCTGAATCACAACCGAGTCCGGTGTCAGTTCTTGACTCGTCGTTCTACAGGGACGACTCACCTTCCCCTTCTCCTATCATGAAAAGGAACATCGATTTCAAAG gggaatcggaggaagaaatatgGATCTCGGCACTTTCACCTGTCCGATCAAAGTATGAAGATTCAACGGATGACTCTCTTCTTAGTTACATTTCAGACATCCTTAGAGCTTCCCAATATCTGCCTGAGGAATctgatatatttttattattggaGAAGCAGCAATATCTCAAAGGAAAGGACACTTCCAAAGTCTCCATACTCGAAAGAAAGCTGATCTTTGACACTATCACTGAAATTCTTGATAGAAACAGGCAACTCCCCCCTTGGAAAGCATTCTCCTGGTCAGGTTCATCTATCGCAAAGCCATCAGTGGAGAATGTTTGGACTGAGTTCCAAAAAATCCAAGAACGTGAAAGTGGTAACAACTTGGTCGAGATCATTTGTGAAGTTCTCAAGAAAGACCTGGCTCAAGACACAGTCAATGGTTGGGGAGACTGTCTGGTGGAGGTGTCCGAGGCGGTCTTGGACATGGAAAGGCAGATATTCAAGGATTTAATAGTCGAAACGATCCAAGACCTTGCTGAGTTCGGCTGCAAAACGACCCTCTTAACAGCCCTGTGTAGGAAGTTAGTTTTCTAA